From a single Podarcis raffonei isolate rPodRaf1 chromosome 10, rPodRaf1.pri, whole genome shotgun sequence genomic region:
- the LOC128422887 gene encoding uncharacterized protein LOC128422887, whose product MAGRARGGGRGGVSDGASPPSLANSPVGERSLQGLGGGEGGFCTARACGTCKACTAVEGGGRGRRAKAAGSPSPRSLPAPELSGGVGPGDALRDPGSAPRRQFPRPPRPTNLPFRAGRGQRRPVGGAIRGGRVAGGRAARRRCRERKRRRSGASPGSVPAITMQWVVKIYLLGLVLSLLSLLFGLMGFLGDLMPSHGLDPCLPGRWVESEGGSLADRAPPGLSGDDKLRTSKEIGPYA is encoded by the exons ATGGCGGgacgcgcgcgggggggggggcgaggcggCGTGTCAGACGGGGCTAGCCCCCCTTCTCTGGCCAACAGCCCAGTGGGTGAGAGGTCACtgcaggggctgggggggggagagggcggcTTCTGCACAGCCCGGGCGTGTGGCACGTGCAAGGCGTGTACAGCCgtcgaggggggggggagggggaggcgtgCAAAGGCAGCAGGGAGCCCCTCCCCacgctccctccccgcccccgagCTTTCAGGAGGGGTGGGGCCGGGCGATGCGCTCCGAGACCCTGGATCGGCCCCGCGACGCCAGTTCCCACGGCCGCCCCGTCCAACAAACCTTCCCTTCCGGGCGGGGCGGGGTCAGCGCCGCCCCGTCGGAGGAGCCATAAGAGGAGGACGCGTGGCCGGCGGACGGGCTGCACGTCGCCGCTGtcgggagaggaagaggaggagatccG GAGCAAGTCCCGGATCTGTGCCCGCCATCACGATGCAGTGGGTGGTGAAGATCTACCTCCTGGGCCTGGTACTGTCTCTTCTGTCTCTGCTCTTCGGGCTGATGGGCTTCTTGGGAGACCTGATGCCCTCACATGGGCTGGACCCCTGCCTCCCTGGCCGCTGGGTGGAATCGGAGGGCGGCAGCCTTGCGGACAGAGCCCCCCCAGGCCTCTCGGGGGACGACAAGCTCAGGACAAGCAAAGAGATTGGCCCCTACGCATGA